The Kitasatospora paranensis genome has a window encoding:
- a CDS encoding LytR C-terminal domain-containing protein, with protein sequence MHSTDGKVTVTAGKGTQLNGQAAALYATYQAPGEGRDAQLARFGQVMAAVIHAMPANLTDATDDVRRMNAVLDPSLPEKALGGVLAGLAQRAKDGHLDVQTLKAKADGTLDQATAGQQVKTVLGGTVHSATSAATTPRVSVVNASGNEKLAAAVEVQVTNAGLEAVPSSTKSGPVQAASEIRYTDDARADAAKSLAVTLGLKPEAVKKVSDPQNVDLVVVVGKDFPAQQTP encoded by the coding sequence GTGCACAGCACCGACGGCAAGGTCACCGTCACCGCCGGCAAGGGCACGCAGTTGAACGGCCAGGCGGCCGCCCTCTACGCCACCTACCAGGCACCGGGCGAGGGCCGCGACGCGCAGCTCGCCCGGTTCGGCCAGGTGATGGCCGCGGTGATCCACGCGATGCCGGCCAACCTCACCGACGCCACCGACGACGTCCGCCGGATGAACGCGGTGCTCGACCCCTCGCTGCCGGAGAAGGCGCTCGGCGGCGTCCTCGCCGGCCTCGCCCAGCGGGCGAAGGACGGCCACCTGGACGTTCAGACGCTGAAGGCCAAGGCCGACGGCACGCTCGACCAGGCGACCGCGGGCCAGCAGGTCAAGACCGTCCTCGGCGGCACGGTGCACTCGGCGACCTCGGCCGCCACCACGCCCCGGGTCTCGGTGGTGAACGCCTCCGGCAACGAGAAGCTCGCCGCGGCCGTCGAGGTGCAGGTGACCAACGCCGGTCTGGAGGCCGTCCCGAGCTCGACCAAGTCCGGCCCCGTCCAGGCGGCCAGTGAGATCCGCTACACCGACGACGCCCGGGCGGACGCCGCCAAGTCGCTGGCCGTCACCCTCGGTCTGAAGCCCGAGGCGGTCAAGAAGGTCTCCGACCCGCAGAACGTCGACCTCGTGGTCGTCGTCGGCAAGGACTTCCCGGCCCAGCAGACCCCCTAG